A single genomic interval of Streptomyces sp. BA2 harbors:
- a CDS encoding epoxide hydrolase family protein, translating into MQTFRITTTDDALADLRERLSRTRFRDDLPGEDWGWGTPQPWLRQLVEHWLHRYDWRRTEAELNALPQVIGDVAGLRVHAFVVRSRHVDATPLLLCHGWPGSVVEFLDCVPALTDPVAHGGRAEDAFHVVLPSMPGFGLSGPTTVAGADVAAIADAFAALMGELGYPRFLAQGGDWGAFVVRQLGLAHADRLLGVHLNFPWAVPPPGIEDPEGEATPAERAVLERNARVYGADNGYYIQQATRPHSVGPALEDSPAGLAAWLLEKFHTWSDTREGLPFTLDRLLDNTMLYWLTGTATSSARLYAKSAAYGSDARVWGRRVDVPTGIALYPREKTRAPRRWSERQWNVVHWAEQPRGGHFAAFEQPGLFTADLRDFARKLRSRKLR; encoded by the coding sequence ATGCAGACGTTCAGGATCACCACGACCGACGATGCGCTCGCCGACTTGCGCGAACGGCTCTCGCGCACCCGATTCCGCGACGACCTGCCCGGCGAGGACTGGGGTTGGGGCACGCCGCAGCCCTGGCTGCGGCAACTCGTCGAGCACTGGCTGCACCGCTACGACTGGCGCCGGACCGAGGCGGAGCTGAACGCCCTGCCTCAGGTCATCGGCGATGTTGCCGGGCTGCGGGTGCACGCTTTCGTGGTGCGCTCACGGCACGTGGACGCCACGCCGCTGCTGCTGTGCCATGGCTGGCCGGGCTCGGTGGTGGAGTTTCTCGACTGCGTGCCCGCGTTGACCGACCCCGTCGCGCACGGTGGGCGTGCCGAGGACGCCTTTCACGTGGTGCTGCCTTCGATGCCCGGTTTCGGACTGTCCGGGCCGACCACCGTGGCCGGCGCCGACGTGGCTGCCATTGCCGACGCGTTCGCCGCCCTGATGGGCGAGCTCGGCTACCCCCGCTTTCTGGCTCAGGGCGGGGACTGGGGCGCCTTCGTTGTGCGCCAGCTGGGCCTGGCGCACGCCGACCGGCTGCTGGGAGTGCACCTCAACTTCCCCTGGGCGGTGCCCCCGCCCGGCATCGAGGACCCCGAGGGCGAGGCGACACCGGCGGAACGAGCGGTACTGGAACGCAACGCCCGGGTGTACGGCGCGGACAACGGCTACTACATCCAGCAGGCCACCCGGCCGCACAGCGTCGGCCCGGCGCTGGAGGATTCCCCGGCAGGGCTGGCGGCCTGGCTGCTGGAGAAGTTCCATACCTGGTCCGACACCCGCGAGGGTCTGCCCTTCACGCTCGACCGGCTGCTGGACAACACCATGCTCTACTGGCTCACAGGAACTGCCACATCATCTGCCCGCCTGTATGCCAAGTCGGCAGCGTACGGCTCCGATGCGCGGGTATGGGGCCGCAGGGTGGACGTGCCCACCGGCATCGCGCTCTATCCGCGGGAGAAGACCCGGGCTCCGCGCCGGTGGAGCGAACGCCAGTGGAACGTGGTGCACTGGGCGGAACAGCCGCGCGGCGGCCATTTCGCCGCCTTCGAGCAGCCCGGCCTTTTCACGGCCGACCTGCGGGATTTCGCCCGAAAGCTGCGGTCCCGAAAGCTGCGGTGA
- a CDS encoding YeeE/YedE family protein, with translation MTTAADAGAPPRTALLSPAPTSAPAPPAEAAPPVRRVPLTVAGAIGVTLAGYVFAEHGAKPGVLLLLGLGLGFALFHSRFGFTSAWRQLVAVGNGTGLRAHTLLLGTTATLFALVIGTGSGLFGSVPAPSAGPIGVALLVGAFLFAIGMQLGGACASGTLFAVGSGQGTIVLTLFGFITGSTLAAWQFGLWNDLPALDPYVLSDHIGWFGSWAMTIAVLAGIWFIARAVQARRTPPPVGNPPSARGVFRRTVRGSWPLAAGAVVLALLGAGVLLVSGGAWGVTSAFALWGSKVVGLLGGAPETWAFWQQPGSAAQLSGPVLADKNSLTDIGIMIGAAVAAAAGGVWQLHRNIPARTALAAVIGGILMGVGARLAGGCNIGAYLAGIASGSLHGWIWAAVAILGTWAGLRLRPLFGLGNPKPTDSVC, from the coding sequence ACCGCCCTGCTCAGTCCTGCCCCCACCTCCGCCCCCGCCCCTCCGGCCGAGGCCGCGCCGCCGGTCCGGCGGGTGCCGCTGACGGTTGCCGGCGCCATCGGGGTCACACTCGCCGGTTACGTCTTCGCGGAGCACGGGGCCAAGCCCGGCGTCCTGCTGCTGCTCGGCCTCGGTCTTGGGTTCGCCCTGTTCCACTCCCGGTTCGGCTTCACCTCCGCCTGGCGTCAACTGGTGGCCGTCGGCAACGGCACCGGGCTGCGGGCCCACACACTGCTGCTCGGCACCACCGCGACGCTTTTCGCCCTGGTCATCGGCACTGGCAGCGGCCTGTTCGGTTCGGTGCCCGCGCCCAGCGCCGGGCCGATCGGAGTGGCGCTGCTCGTCGGCGCCTTCCTCTTCGCCATCGGCATGCAGCTCGGCGGCGCCTGCGCCTCCGGGACCCTCTTTGCCGTCGGATCCGGCCAGGGCACGATCGTGCTCACTCTCTTCGGCTTCATCACCGGCTCCACCCTCGCCGCCTGGCAGTTCGGCCTCTGGAACGACCTGCCCGCGCTCGACCCGTATGTACTGTCCGACCACATCGGCTGGTTCGGCTCCTGGGCGATGACGATCGCGGTGCTCGCCGGGATCTGGTTCATCGCCCGCGCCGTGCAGGCCCGCCGCACTCCCCCGCCCGTCGGCAACCCGCCCTCGGCGCGCGGTGTCTTCCGTCGTACGGTGCGGGGTTCCTGGCCGCTGGCCGCGGGCGCCGTGGTCCTTGCGTTGCTCGGCGCCGGCGTGCTGCTCGTGTCGGGCGGTGCCTGGGGTGTCACCAGCGCGTTCGCCCTGTGGGGCTCGAAGGTCGTCGGCCTGCTCGGCGGCGCGCCGGAGACCTGGGCGTTCTGGCAACAGCCCGGCAGCGCGGCCCAGTTGTCGGGGCCGGTGCTTGCCGACAAGAACAGCCTCACCGACATCGGCATCATGATCGGCGCGGCCGTCGCCGCGGCCGCCGGCGGCGTGTGGCAGCTGCACCGCAACATCCCCGCCCGCACCGCGCTCGCCGCCGTCATCGGCGGCATCCTGATGGGCGTCGGCGCTCGTCTCGCCGGCGGCTGCAACATCGGCGCCTACCTGGCAGGCATCGCTTCCGGGTCCCTGCACGGCTGGATCTGGGCCGCCGTAGCGATCCTCGGCACCTGGGCCGGCCTGCGCCTGCGTCCGCTGTTCGGGTTGGGCAACCCGAAGCCGACCGACAGCGTCTGCTGA